ggtttgggggggggggggggtgtggatttggggggctccggcgggctgggggggggcggggccgggacCCCCCTCTCACCGCTCCCCCGCCCCGCAGGCGCAGTTGCTGGAGCTGCGGAGCGAGAATTACCGCTTGTCGGATGAGCTGAGGAAAAACGGGGCCGGTacgcgggggtgggggggggggggcagggctggggggggggtctgtggggcagccTGGGGGGCTGACCCCcctatttttcttctccccccccctctatttttcttctccccccctccccagagcTGTCGGGGCTGCGAGCACGAGTGCAGGCGCTCGACAAGGACCTGGCCAGGGCCAAcaaggtgcccccccccccccccccccgcagcgaccccccccccccaaaccccccagcgaccccccccaccccataggGGCTTTCTCTGCCGTATAGCGACTCTCTCtgctgtgcccccccccccccaattttcCTCCCTCCCAATCCTAACAGGCGCTGAGCAAGAGCAAGAAAGCACaggttggatttgggggtccccgggggggcGGAtctggggggcgggggggggtctTTAGGGGGTCTCGGGGGGGGTAGGGGGTCCTTACGGGGGGGGTCTGTGAGGATGCTGGGGCCttctggggggctgggagggtccAGGGGGTTTCTTTGAGGGTCTtaagggtttttggggggggcttgggggtccctggggggggtctTTGGGGATCCTGGGGTCTtttgggggtgcaagggggggcGTTTAGGGGTCtctgagggggttgggggtccctggggggggtctTTGGGGATCCTGGGGTCTTctgggggtgcaagggggggtcagggagggTCTTTAGGGGTCtctgagggggttgggggtccctagggggGGTCTTTGGGGattctgggggtgcagggggggtcagggagggTCTTTAGGGGTCtctgagggggttgggggtccctggggggggtctTTGGGGATCCTGGGGTCTTctgggggtgcaaggggggtCAGGGAGGGTCTTTAGCGACCTGTGGGGAGATCTCAGTGGGTCTCATGGGTTTTTAGGGGCTGTTCTCAGtttgggggggatggggggtctggttttgggggtgcctgacccccctagaccccccctTTCCGATTTTGGGGGGTCCTCCAGGAGGTGGAGGCGCTGCTGGGGGAGACGCGGATGCTGCAGGGGAAGCTCCAGAGCCAGGAGGACGATTTCCCGGCTCCAGAACAGCACCTTGCTGCGCGAGCTGGCCAAggtgaccccaaaacccaccccctgcaccccaaaatccacgtCTGTGACCCAAAAACCAGCTCTGGGACCCCTGAATCCACTCCCTGTGCCCCAAAAAACCAGCTCTGGGACTCCAAATCCACTCCTGCGCCCCAAAAACCAGCTCTGGGATCCCAAAATCCACACCTGTGTCCTCAAAACCAGCTCTGGACCCCAAAGTCCACCCCTGTGTTTCCCAAAACCAGctctgggaccccaaaatccacccctgTGCCCCAAAAACCAGCtttgggaccccaaaatccatccctgCGCCCCAAAAACCAGctctgggaccccaaaatccaccccctgtGCCCCAAAACCAGCTCTGGGACCCAAAATCCATCCCTGTGTCCTCAAAACCAGctctgggaccccaaaatccactccTGTGCCCCAAAAACCAGCTCTGGGACTCCAAAATCCATTCCTGCGCCCCAAAAACCAGCTCTGGGACCCAAAATCCACCCCTGTGTTCCCAAAACCAcctctgggaccccaaaatccaccctgtgtccccaaaaccagctctgggaccccaaaatccacccctgtgtccccaaaaCCAGCTTTGGACTCCAAAATCCATTCCTGCGCCCCAAAAACCAGCTCTGGAtcccaaatccaccccctgcGCCCCAAAACCAGCTCTAGGACCCCTAAATCTAGTcctgtgtcaccaaaaccagctctgggaccccaaaatccatccctgTGTTCTCAAGACCAGCTCTGGGACCCCTGAATCTACTCCCTGTGcccccaaaaccagccttgGGACCCCAGAATACATCTCTGTGTCCCCAAAAGCTActctgggaccccaaaatccaccccctgcaccccaagacCAGCTCTGGGACCCCTAAATCTAGTcctgtgtcaccaaaaccagctctgggaccccaaaatccaccctgtGCATCCCTAAATCCACCTGTGGGGCCCCACAAGTCattcctgcaccccaaaattcaATCTGGGACGCTCTCAGGACCCCAAAGCCCCTCTAAAGACTCCAAAAacacccccgggaccccaaaactcactCTGAGACCCCAGTGTCcctcccagggaccccaaatccccacccTGGGGGTCCACATTgttattggggggggggtttaACCTtgttggggggctctgggggtcatttttggggttctgggggggggGCTAGTTGGTTGGAGGGGTCTGCAGGGGTTATTTTGGGGTGCTAGGAGTGGGTCCTTgatgttttggggggggggtgtctcagCTGTGTGCGCAGATCGAGGGGTTGGAGGACGAGAACCGGCGCCTGCGGGAAGGGGGGggccaggacccccccaaatcccccgcGAGCCCCCCCAGGACGCGGTTGGCGgggacccccctgcccccccagaaggtgaggggggggggattgagggtttggggggctgggggtggggggtgggggctcTGAAGGTTCGGGGGGGGTGCTgaagggggtcctgggggtttgggggggctctgagggtccctatggggctggagggggggggggggggggctggggatcTGACCCCCTCCCCGTTTgcagccccccccgagcccccccagGAGCAGCCGctgccagaggaggaggagaggggggacactgcccccggggacccccccgaaccccccagCCAGGTACAGGGGGGTCgcttgggggtctgggggggctcccttgggggtctgggggatcatttaggggtctgggggggcttttaggggtctgggggctcatTTGGGGGTCCGGGGGGAGGTttaggggactgggggggccatttgattctatgatttggggggttgaggggggtaTCAAGGTCTGGGGGTattgggggggcttggggggctatagagggggctgtgagggtctgggggggggctttgggggggctctagCGGAcacggggggctgggggggggctgtAGGGGTCTGGGGTGTTATATGGGACCTgaagggggggtctggggggccaTGGGGGATCTTGGGGGGGGGTTTAGGGCTCGGGGGGGGAAGTGGGGGTCTCACAGGGTCTCCCCAGCCCGAGGTGATGCGGCTGCAGGCGGAGGTGGAcgaggtgaggggggggggcagccctttttggggggcacttgggggtctgagggggggGATTTGCAGGTTGGGGGGGTGATTGAGAGGattggggggtcccgggggaggatttggggggtcctggggtggggtgggggggggattttggggacGGGGGGGAGGATTTGAGTGTGTTGGGGGTTGGATTTGGGGGCttgggggaggatttggggggcctgggggaggatttgggggtcctggggggggattgggaggatttggggggtgagggggagaaatgggggggatttgggggtcttggggggatttgggggtcccgggggaggatttgtgggtctgggggggattTGTTGGATGagagggggatgtgggggtccgggggggggatttaggggtccggggggggggaactggggggggaTGTTGGGGTCTGGGACCCCCACGTCCCCTCCCCGTATCAATTTTGTGCCCCCCCAGCTGACAGCgaagctgcaggagcagcaggcgaggtgagaccccccccaaattcattttgctgcggggggggggaccccaaattcctttccccccccccccaaccccccttttcccccccccccacccaggGCCCGGGAGCTGCGGGAGCAGGAGCTgcgggagctgcaggagcaaaACCAGCGGCTGCGGGAGCAGCTGGAGGCGGCTGACGAGGTTTGGGGTCCCTCTAGCCCCTATAGATGCTCTGGAGACCCTATAGAAGTTTCCTAGTCCCTGTAGGAACCTTATATCTTGTATAAGAACATCTATAATTTCTGTGAGAGCTTCAATAACTCATATAAAAACCATTGTgggatttaaaaaaagctttatagTATCTTTAAGAGCATTTATAGATCTTTTAGAGAGCTGTATGGTTCCTATAGGTGTTTctataactcttttttttctttatatatacgtatttctatttataataatctctctttctctatatatatctatatatactCTAAATCGAGAAGTACTTATAGTTTATAGTTTTTTTGGGAAGTTCTGCAGCCCTTATAGGAATCTTTATAACCCCTATAGAATTCTCTGTAGTTTTTTTGGGAAGTTCTATAGGCGTTATAAGATTTTTTCTAGTCCTTATAGAAATATCTATAATTTATATATAGAGTTTTTGGGAAGCTTTAAAGTCTGTGTGggaatttatttaatttttatagaaGTATTTATAGTCTATAGGTTTTTAAGGAGCTTTACAGTGCGTATAGGAGTTTTTCTAGTCCTTATAGGAGTATCTATAGCCTATAGATTGCTTGGAAAATCTGCAGCCCTTATAGAAATCTTCTTAGTTCCTGTAGAACTGCTTATAGTTTTTTTGTGAAGTTCTACAATGCCTGAAAGAATGTTTTAGTTTCTATGGAAGTATCTACAGTCTATAGTTTTTTGGGGAAGTCCTATATTCCCTATAAGAATATTTCTAGTCCCTATAGAAGTATCTACACCGTATAGTTTTCCTGGGAAGCTCTGAAGTCCCTATAGGAGCCCCCTGGCTTATCACATCCAACCATACGTGCTCTATAAACCGTTGGCGAGCTCCTCACAGCGCCTGTAGCCCCCGGCGCAGCCCCGTAGGGCCCCCCTGGCCCGCTATAGGTGCCCTATAGGGTGTGCGGGGGCTGCAGGCGCagcgggggctgcgggagcgGCTGGAGGCGCAGGCGCAGGAGCTGCAGCGGAGCCGGGCGCAGCGCGAGGCCCTGGACGCGCAGCTGCAGGTACGGGGGGGTGGCTCAGGGAGGGGACGCGAGGGACCCTCGGGGACGTATGGAGCCCATAGGGGCCGCCTGGCACCCGTAGGGGCTGCGGGGGCGGCTGGCGGAGGCGGAGGCGGCGCGGGACGGCAGCGAGCGGCAGCGCCAGGAGGAGGCGGCCACGGCGCAGGAGCACGGAGAGAGGCTGCAGCGGAGCCTCGAGGTGCGGGGGGCACCTATGGGGACCATAGGGGGGCCCCTCTGGGACGTATGGAGCCCGTAGGGGTCCTCTGGGATGTATGGGGCGCGTAGAAGCTTGCTGGGATATACGGAGCCTCTAGGAGGTGTTGGGGATGTATAGAGCTCATAAGAACTCATTGGGATGTATGGTGTCTATAGGGGTTCTCTGGATGTATGGAGCATGTAGATGCTCTCTAGGATGTATGGGATGCATAGGGGCTCCCTGAGATATATAGAATCCATAGGACCCGTTGGAGACATATGGAGCCCATGAAATTCTCTGGGATGTATGGAGCCCATAGGGGACATCCGGGACGTATAGAGAGCGTAGGGACTTCGGGGGTGGCTGTGGGGGTGGATGGAGCCCATAGGAATTCCCTGGGATGTATGGGGCCCATAGGAGCCGCTTGGATGTATGGGGCGTATAGGGACCCTGTGGGATGTATGGGGTGTATAGGGACCCCGTGGGATGTATAGAGCCCATAAGGATTACCTAGGACATATAGAGGCTATAGGGGTCGGTGGGATGGATGGAGCCTATAGGGATTTTCTGGGGATGTATGGGACCTATAGAAACTCCCTGGAATATATGGGGTCCATAGGAACCTCTTGGGATATGTGGGGTGCATAGGGAGCTGCTGGGATGtatagagcccatagggaccccctaGGCTATATGGAGCCCCCAGGGctcccccccccggcccctaTAG
This genomic window from Phaenicophaeus curvirostris isolate KB17595 unplaced genomic scaffold, BPBGC_Pcur_1.0 scaffold_673, whole genome shotgun sequence contains:
- the GRIPAP1 gene encoding GRIP1-associated protein 1 — encoded protein: MAEALSGEEFQRMQAQLLELRSENYRLSDELRKNGAELSGLRARVQALDKDLARANKALSKSKKAQEVEALLGETRMLQGKLQSQEDDFPAPEQHLAARAGQAVCADRGVGGREPAPAGRGGPGPPQIPREPPQDAVGGDPPAPPEAPPEPPQEQPLPEEEERGDTAPGDPPEPPSQPEVMRLQAEVDELTAKLQEQQARARELREQELRELQEQNQRLREQLEAADEAQRGLRERLEAQAQELQRSRAQREALDAQLQGLRGRLAEAEAARDGSERQRQEEAATAQEHGERLQRSLEELQAALAEAEQQRERLESEGRALRQELKDVRDGQRILEKKGSAALKDLKRQLQLERRRGDRLQERLQELLAPNRNRTGLEELGLEGGDSSSLSSLGRDGSAPGSTKSGSGSPGGGSGGAPAGLSPAEVAELFQRLAQSQQERWLLEEKVRHLEVSSASMAEDLCRKSAIIQSFVRDSRLEAAAPPAAPRRGEDGLREMNKKLQNLLEEQMTKNLSLGRVRGTGGDWEGLG